The Methanosarcina acetivorans C2A genome includes the window AAATCAGAATCAATAAAAAAGAGAGCCAAGTACTCAGTGTTAAAGACAATATCCAATTTTTTAAATCAGTTAACTACTCTCACTTTTCGTATTTTTTTCATAATAATTTATATAGTACATAAATATCCTATATATACTCGTGAATACCTGTTAAAAAAAGTGTACTCTTTTACATATGACTTTCCCGAAAAGGGGAAGATCCTCAAAGGAAAAAAAAAGGTCGTCAATGCCTCTTTTTGCTCCTTTCTTCACCAGCAGCCTTTCAATTTTATCTTTACGGTCCTTTATCGTCTGTATTGATGCGATAAACGCTTTCTTTTCGATTTCAGGCAAGTTTCTGATGTAATCGTTTCTTTCTTTTATGAAACGTAAGAGCCTGTTTTTTTCGGTTATGATTCTTTCTTCAAGAATGTTGTTTTTATTTTCTCTGTCACTTAGTATGGCAGTCATCTCATCTTCCCTGAAACTTTAGGCAATACTTTTTCAGAAATATAACATTCATAAGTTCTAAAAAATATAATCTTATCGTAGAAAATTCTGGACACGAATTTTTTGCCGGAAAAAACAGCATCATGAGAGGAAAAGAAGTATCTGAGGATAAAATAAAATGAAAGGAGTAGGAGAGAAGAAGAGAAAAAAAGAAAAAGAAAAAGGAAATGAAAATGGAAAAGAAAAGCGTAAACAGTAACGGCTTTGATGCCATTTTTATTTCGCTTTAAATCAGGTCCTTTGGCTGTTTGTGTTCAGGCAGCACAGGCAAAGCCATGGTATTGATCAGAATCGGGCTTTTGATGTCCTTTGCCCTTTCGATCACAAGTTCTTTTCCTTTCTGGGTAAGGGCAAAAAGCGGTACTGCAGTCCCTACCTGAGCGATGGGCTTTACAAGGTCCCTGATGGGCTTTGAAGCGCAGCTGGTTACGATATCTGAATTTTCCACGAGGACTTGGGCTTCTTCCCTGTTTAAACCTGTAACATGGACTCCAATTACAATCAGGTCAAGCCCGAGTTCGGCTTCAAGCTTCCGTAACTCTTTTGCGGTTTCAGCAAAAGCTGCAGTTACTGCGATCTTTTTGTACCCGAGTTCGGCTGCCTTTTTCACGCCTGCAACAGGGTCCATTTTTGCAGTTGAGGGGTCAAGCACGATTCCGCCGCATTCTGTAATTCTGTTTATGATGCCATCGATCGGTTCGGTTTCAACGAGCCCGGACATCCTTCCACCCATTCCCTGCACAAGGGTCGGGTTGTTGGAGATGACCGTCCCTGCTCCGTCACAGGCGGTCACGGTTGTGTCAAGCAAGCCTCTGCTCAGGCCTGTCATCATAACTTCCGATGCTCCGAACCCTACAAAATCCTCAAGTTCCAGCCTGCGCTTTTCCGTAAACATCCCGAAGTCGCTGATCCTGAACTCCATGTTCTTTTTAACTTCTTCAGGGGTGATCTTCTTGATTCCCCGGATCTTGGCAAAGAGGGGGCACCAATCAACTTCAGGCTCTCCGACTTCGATGACCTTTCCATCCTTTACAACAACTCTTGTTTTTCCAAGCAATTCCATTATGTGAGGCATAGTTCCACCTTTAAAGCTGAGTAAAAATACGATTGTTAAGAAACCTAAATTAGGAAAAAACTGTTGATAAGGGTTGGGGTTGCTTACTTAATAGTTTATTGTTTTTGGGCTTTTGGTTCTACTTGTGGGTTTTTACAGGAATTTTTATTTCTTAGCTTATAGTTTTCAAATTATGGCTTTGTTTCCAATT containing:
- a CDS encoding methanogenesis marker 8 protein, encoding MPHIMELLGKTRVVVKDGKVIEVGEPEVDWCPLFAKIRGIKKITPEEVKKNMEFRISDFGMFTEKRRLELEDFVGFGASEVMMTGLSRGLLDTTVTACDGAGTVISNNPTLVQGMGGRMSGLVETEPIDGIINRITECGGIVLDPSTAKMDPVAGVKKAAELGYKKIAVTAAFAETAKELRKLEAELGLDLIVIGVHVTGLNREEAQVLVENSDIVTSCASKPIRDLVKPIAQVGTAVPLFALTQKGKELVIERAKDIKSPILINTMALPVLPEHKQPKDLI